From Lawsonia intracellularis PHE/MN1-00, the proteins below share one genomic window:
- a CDS encoding DUF459 domain-containing protein produces the protein MVKQKKITSTQLTPSRSIIIYIVTLFILLLLDTGRVIPILNRLSSDFPSISIAAQFIQKTAEISKLTELSAFESTIIKQVSLNTVIGEIPVHNSYPQQEKGEEDTSHSHPEKFEEACKMQQDAVMDHTEPHLTNELSPPLTSTPNLEGNKSETLSTSPINTIDQSIPTNNNNTILIIGDSMINEGLGPVLQKTLHNQYPFKVIREGKYSTGLSRPDYFNWPERLTFLVNKHHPKLIILCLGANDAQDIFDDKNHRYHPGSQEWKKIYTNRAKHLLNIATSQGAYVIWAGLPIMGKVPYATRIQYVSECQKKACDETVNTQFIDTQSVLATPQGKYTTYTQESNKHIRLRAKDKIHVTEAGGRLLMNHLMPYIKQSLETITVNNTKDNKQDLYTSNAENDIVIYIPSSIQQASIPCSVFIPQNKSQEKYPVLLLLHGVGCTNEIWKQMTGDLLQQLATFHSIVIIAPDGGKNSWYVDSPLIQTSQIESFIINELKPTMLEQLPIIDKWSIAGISMGGHGAITLGLRHPMLYTSMSAINGVLNLMVHPHEWGIKNVLGELSDSQQLWESYSAYHLIDNISKEDVPPMLISINLTDPALDENRCFFHKATKLNLPIQYSETSSDQYWDYCLYQLPIHIGFHAKKLHHHNELSQNND, from the coding sequence ATGGTTAAACAAAAAAAGATTACATCAACACAATTAACACCATCACGTAGTATTATTATCTACATTGTTACTCTATTTATTCTGTTATTGTTAGATACAGGACGAGTAATTCCAATACTAAACCGTCTTAGCAGTGACTTCCCTTCAATAAGTATTGCTGCTCAATTTATTCAAAAAACAGCTGAGATATCAAAACTAACAGAACTTTCAGCATTTGAATCAACGATTATAAAACAAGTTTCTTTAAATACAGTCATAGGAGAAATCCCTGTTCATAACTCATATCCTCAACAAGAGAAAGGAGAAGAGGATACTTCTCACTCACACCCTGAAAAGTTTGAAGAAGCATGTAAGATGCAACAAGATGCTGTAATGGATCATACAGAACCTCATCTAACAAATGAACTTTCTCCACCATTAACTTCTACTCCAAACTTAGAAGGCAATAAGTCAGAAACATTATCTACATCACCTATAAATACTATAGATCAGTCTATCCCTACTAATAATAACAATACAATACTTATCATAGGCGACTCTATGATAAATGAAGGACTTGGACCAGTTCTACAAAAAACGTTACATAATCAGTACCCATTTAAAGTTATCCGTGAAGGAAAATATTCAACTGGACTTTCACGACCAGATTATTTTAATTGGCCAGAACGTCTGACTTTTTTAGTAAACAAACATCACCCTAAACTCATTATTCTCTGTTTAGGTGCAAACGATGCTCAAGATATTTTTGATGATAAAAATCATAGATACCATCCTGGCAGTCAAGAATGGAAAAAAATTTATACCAATAGAGCAAAACATCTTTTAAACATAGCAACATCACAAGGAGCTTATGTAATTTGGGCTGGATTACCAATTATGGGTAAAGTACCATATGCAACACGCATACAGTATGTAAGTGAATGTCAAAAAAAAGCTTGTGATGAGACAGTAAATACACAATTTATAGATACACAGTCTGTTTTAGCTACTCCTCAGGGCAAGTATACTACATACACGCAAGAGTCAAACAAACATATTCGACTAAGAGCTAAAGACAAAATTCATGTAACAGAAGCAGGAGGTAGACTTCTTATGAATCACCTCATGCCATATATAAAACAATCTTTGGAGACTATAACAGTAAATAATACAAAAGATAATAAACAAGATCTTTATACCTCAAATGCAGAGAACGATATAGTTATTTATATTCCTTCATCAATTCAGCAAGCATCTATACCATGCTCAGTATTTATTCCTCAAAACAAAAGTCAAGAAAAATACCCTGTATTACTGCTATTACATGGTGTAGGATGTACAAATGAAATTTGGAAACAAATGACTGGAGATCTCCTGCAACAACTTGCAACTTTTCATAGTATTGTCATTATTGCACCAGATGGAGGTAAAAATAGTTGGTATGTAGATAGCCCTCTTATTCAAACAAGTCAAATTGAGTCATTTATTATAAATGAACTTAAACCAACAATGCTTGAACAGCTACCTATTATAGATAAATGGAGTATAGCAGGAATCTCTATGGGTGGTCATGGTGCTATTACTCTTGGGCTACGTCACCCTATGTTATATACTTCAATGAGTGCTATTAATGGTGTCCTTAACCTTATGGTACATCCTCATGAATGGGGGATAAAAAATGTTCTAGGTGAACTATCTGATTCTCAACAACTATGGGAATCATATTCAGCATATCATCTTATTGATAATATCTCAAAAGAAGATGTCCCACCAATGCTAATTAGCATTAATCTAACTGACCCTGCATTAGATGAAAATCGATGTTTTTTCCATAAAGCTACTAAATTAAATCTTCCTATACAATATAGTGAAACATCTAGTGATCAATATTGGGATTACTGTCTTTATCAACTCCCTATTCATATAGGTTTTCATGCAAAGAAATTACATCATCATAATGAATTATCGCAAAATAATGATTAG
- a CDS encoding NifB/NifX family molybdenum-iron cluster-binding protein, translating into MIKDKKLVIVIPSEFPGGLAARLSPHFAYCETYTLTTIKNNVVLHVTTRPNIIQESNVKRAIQNIAELQTNILIVRGIGLHPLAILQQKGIKIYYSKNLPTVSTVLSSFLQGMLIPYNQSPHTSS; encoded by the coding sequence ATGATTAAAGATAAAAAGCTAGTCATTGTTATTCCTTCAGAGTTTCCTGGTGGACTAGCTGCACGATTAAGTCCACATTTTGCTTACTGTGAAACATATACACTCACTACTATTAAGAATAATGTAGTTTTACATGTCACAACTAGACCTAATATCATTCAAGAAAGTAATGTAAAAAGAGCAATACAAAATATTGCTGAGCTACAGACTAATATACTTATTGTTCGAGGCATAGGTCTTCACCCACTTGCTATACTACAACAAAAAGGTATTAAAATTTATTACTCTAAAAACTTACCCACAGTTTCTACTGTTCTTTCATCCTTTCTACAAGGAATGCTTATACCCTACAATCAAAGCCCTCATACCTCTTCATAA
- the motA gene encoding flagellar motor stator protein MotA → MYIIIGYFIVIASIIGGYLMAKGNLALLFQPAELVIIIGAALGAFFASQTKYSFTLVIKNLSHIFGDPNSTKIKYLETLALLYGLFLKMNREGVISIESDIEKPESSPIFSKYPTIVKDTKVVAFIADTLRVYLTTGAPEDIDNLMESDMKITHEEELLPAHSISHMAESLPGMGIVAAVLGVVITMGKINEPPEVLGHYIGAALVGTFIGILFCYGFFGPMGSKLETSAEEAHFYYNSIKEAVAAAIRGSTPMIAVEYGRRAIPNTFRPSFSEMEERLKTG, encoded by the coding sequence ATGTATATTATTATTGGATACTTTATTGTTATTGCTTCCATTATTGGAGGCTACCTTATGGCTAAAGGGAATCTTGCTTTACTCTTTCAACCTGCAGAACTTGTTATCATTATTGGGGCAGCATTAGGTGCTTTTTTTGCTTCACAGACGAAATATTCATTTACTCTGGTCATTAAAAATTTATCACACATTTTTGGCGATCCAAACAGTACAAAAATAAAATACCTTGAAACACTTGCCCTTCTCTATGGACTTTTCTTAAAAATGAATAGAGAAGGTGTCATTAGTATAGAAAGTGATATAGAAAAACCTGAATCAAGTCCTATCTTTAGTAAATACCCTACAATTGTAAAAGATACTAAAGTTGTTGCCTTTATTGCAGATACATTACGAGTTTATCTGACAACAGGTGCACCAGAAGATATAGATAACCTCATGGAATCTGACATGAAAATTACACACGAAGAAGAATTATTACCTGCACATTCCATCAGCCATATGGCAGAGTCGCTACCAGGAATGGGTATTGTTGCTGCAGTATTAGGTGTTGTTATTACCATGGGAAAAATTAATGAGCCTCCAGAAGTCCTTGGGCATTATATTGGAGCAGCTTTGGTTGGTACATTTATAGGTATTCTTTTCTGTTATGGTTTTTTTGGACCTATGGGTTCAAAGCTTGAAACCTCTGCAGAAGAAGCACATTTTTATTATAATTCCATTAAAGAAGCTGTTGCAGCTGCTATCCGAGGTTCTACACCAATGATAGCAGTAGAATATGGAAGACGTGCCATACCTAATACATTTCGTCCATCATTTTCGGAAATGGAAGAACGTCTAAAAACAGGATAA
- a CDS encoding flagellar motor protein MotB: MSGSWKVAYADFVTAMMAFFLLMWILAMTPPEVKEGLAAYFSSSDATFKTPDSSPISNNPLINQIDKLDTRQLKINETEQSHYALANKLKKMLMADAIPQSATGISADDVGVLLRVNSNSTFLPGTATLTPEGKKVMGTVLAVLREYNLYLVIRGHADIGEITKGSPFASNWELSGARAAAAAQYLVEHGIKASRIRSVGYADTRPLEPSSPEGSTKNRRIEFYFHRPEVMSYGVVY, from the coding sequence ATGTCTGGCTCATGGAAAGTGGCTTATGCAGACTTTGTTACAGCTATGATGGCTTTCTTTCTACTGATGTGGATTCTTGCAATGACACCCCCTGAGGTTAAAGAAGGTCTTGCTGCATATTTTTCTTCATCTGATGCTACATTTAAAACACCTGATAGTTCGCCAATCTCTAACAATCCTCTTATCAACCAAATAGATAAACTTGATACTCGACAATTAAAAATTAATGAAACAGAACAATCTCATTATGCTCTTGCTAATAAATTAAAAAAAATGTTAATGGCTGATGCTATCCCACAGTCAGCAACAGGAATAAGTGCTGACGATGTTGGTGTATTATTACGTGTAAATTCTAATTCCACGTTTCTTCCTGGTACAGCAACTCTTACACCCGAAGGGAAAAAAGTTATGGGAACTGTCTTAGCCGTTCTCCGTGAATATAATCTTTACCTTGTGATACGTGGCCATGCTGATATTGGTGAAATAACAAAAGGCAGCCCTTTTGCTTCTAACTGGGAACTTTCAGGAGCTCGTGCAGCTGCAGCTGCACAGTATCTTGTAGAGCACGGGATAAAGGCTTCACGAATTCGCTCTGTAGGATATGCAGATACAAGACCTCTAGAACCTAGTTCTCCTGAAGGAAGTACAAAAAATCGTCGTATAGAATTCTATTTTCATCGGCCAGAAGTTATGTCTTATGGCGTTGTATATTAA
- a CDS encoding MFS transporter — translation MIKYKVLFFSISLLVVMGVTIPLPVLPAIAQRFMLTTEQVSWVTVAYTSPGIIMALIAGVLADRLGRKAVLVPGVLLFGIGGLLCAFSLNFTMLIIFRVIQGMGGGVIGVLYATLPADMYHKEDLPKIMGQISAVASIGIAIFPTVGGLLGEIVWHAPFWVSILAFPVAWLSFYLPLVKGSSSVKWKKYFIDTKEIITNQKALILFSLTFLSYCIYYGPVNTYFPMMAHIRFYVSPAEIGNIFIILAIGIGMSAFSLGWLNNHVQFNILLLMAGFGYFLAQFSFIIMPSMKWMIVPLIFEGLAQGITLPIVAERIAILAPTNNRAAVMAVNGSIFRFSQSVSPLIFGLAWTLWGWHGPYILGVLFSILIISIVLFIVRKKFNTI, via the coding sequence TTGATAAAATATAAAGTGCTTTTTTTTAGTATATCTTTATTAGTTGTTATGGGAGTGACTATTCCTTTACCTGTATTGCCTGCTATTGCTCAACGTTTTATGTTAACTACAGAGCAAGTTAGTTGGGTTACAGTTGCTTATACATCTCCTGGTATCATTATGGCTCTTATTGCAGGAGTTTTAGCAGATAGACTTGGAAGGAAAGCTGTTTTAGTCCCTGGTGTCCTTCTTTTTGGAATAGGTGGGTTATTATGTGCCTTTTCTCTTAATTTTACTATGCTAATTATATTTCGTGTTATTCAGGGCATGGGAGGGGGCGTTATTGGAGTATTATATGCTACCTTGCCAGCTGATATGTATCATAAAGAAGATCTTCCAAAAATTATGGGCCAAATTTCAGCTGTAGCAAGTATTGGTATTGCTATTTTCCCTACTGTAGGTGGGCTTTTAGGCGAAATTGTTTGGCATGCTCCGTTTTGGGTAAGTATCCTTGCTTTTCCTGTTGCTTGGCTTAGTTTTTACCTTCCCCTAGTTAAAGGAAGTAGCTCAGTTAAGTGGAAAAAGTATTTTATAGATACAAAGGAGATTATCACTAACCAGAAAGCATTAATATTATTTAGTTTAACTTTTTTATCTTATTGTATTTATTACGGCCCTGTGAATACATATTTCCCTATGATGGCACATATACGTTTTTATGTATCACCTGCAGAAATAGGAAATATTTTTATTATACTTGCTATAGGTATTGGAATGAGTGCTTTTAGTTTAGGATGGTTGAATAATCATGTTCAGTTTAATATATTACTACTTATGGCAGGTTTTGGGTATTTTTTGGCTCAATTTTCATTTATTATAATGCCAAGTATGAAGTGGATGATCGTCCCTTTAATTTTTGAAGGTCTTGCTCAGGGTATTACTTTACCAATTGTTGCTGAACGCATTGCTATTTTAGCGCCTACAAATAATAGAGCTGCAGTTATGGCTGTAAATGGAAGCATATTCAGATTTAGTCAAAGTGTATCACCTTTAATCTTTGGGTTAGCTTGGACACTTTGGGGATGGCATGGACCTTACATCTTAGGGGTACTATTTTCTATCCTTATAATATCTATTGTACTCTTTATTGTAAGAAAGAAGTTTAATACTATTTGA
- a CDS encoding motility protein A: MDIATLLGIVFGFTLVLVAIFIGPVPGKFIHVPSMIIVFGGVSASILISFPFEDVRQAISAGVKAFSSKKTKASDVVTTMVKIAEISRREGTLALERIQTDNPLLKKATQLIADNADPSLIHDTVAIEIASLKRRHKVGINVFQKLGYLGLAFGMIGTLIGLVQMLATMNDPSELGEGMAVAILTTFYGSIIANLVFIPIADKLKAKSLQEELILFIIFEGAKSILENNNPKLVYEKLSSFLPPKERIRA; encoded by the coding sequence ATGGATATAGCTACGTTACTAGGGATTGTATTTGGTTTTACCCTTGTGCTGGTTGCTATTTTTATAGGTCCTGTACCAGGAAAATTTATTCATGTTCCTAGTATGATTATTGTTTTTGGTGGAGTAAGCGCATCAATTTTAATATCTTTTCCGTTTGAAGATGTTCGTCAAGCCATTTCTGCAGGAGTCAAAGCTTTCTCTTCAAAAAAAACAAAAGCTTCTGACGTAGTAACAACAATGGTCAAAATTGCCGAAATTAGTCGTAGGGAAGGAACACTTGCTCTTGAACGTATTCAAACAGATAATCCACTTTTAAAAAAAGCAACACAACTCATTGCAGATAATGCAGACCCCTCTCTAATCCATGACACAGTAGCTATAGAAATTGCATCATTAAAACGAAGACATAAAGTTGGCATTAATGTATTCCAAAAATTAGGCTATCTTGGGCTAGCATTTGGAATGATAGGAACACTTATTGGGCTTGTACAAATGTTAGCAACAATGAATGATCCTTCAGAATTAGGAGAAGGTATGGCTGTAGCTATATTAACTACATTTTATGGATCTATTATAGCAAATCTTGTTTTTATCCCTATTGCTGACAAACTTAAAGCAAAATCTCTACAAGAAGAACTTATTCTATTTATTATTTTTGAAGGTGCTAAATCTATTTTAGAGAATAATAATCCTAAACTTGTTTATGAAAAACTTTCATCTTTTTTACCACCAAAGGAGAGAATTCGTGCTTGA